Genomic DNA from Methanosarcina sp. MTP4:
CGAGTTCGGTGGTCCTGAGGTTGTTGAGGTGTACGGAAATCGTGGACTTTGCCTTTGCCGTGTATTTTACGATTTCATCAAATGACCTCGAATCTTCCCTGAGGAGATTGAGAATTTGCAACTTTACCGGACTGTCCACCGCAACAAGCCCGGATTCCGTGTAAAAAAATTCTGTTTTATTCTCAAGCCTTCCCATAATATCTTTATATAAGTTGTTTTTTGGATATATAAAACGTTCGCAGGGTTGCGAATAATCGATATTAATATATAAATATGAAGTTATAAATTGTGAAGCTTCAGGTCCCCTTCCAAAGAAAGATCCTCCCCCGGATAGGATGAATCCCCCGGCAAAAAAATAAAAATACCAGCCTCTCCAATTAACAGGTAGCAAGAAAAAATCGGGGGGAAAACATGGGGTTAATCAACCGAATGGAAACGGTCTTCAAGTCGAAGATGAACAAAGTGCTCAACAGGATGGAAGATCCCAGGGAAACACTGGACTATTCCTATGAAAAACAACTCGAAATGCTTCAAGACGTAAAACGGGGAGTTGCCGAGGTGACCACCTCAAAAAAGCGCCTCCAGCTCCAGCGGGCAAAACTGATGCAGAGCGTGGGCAAACTTGACTCTCAGGCAAAAGACGCGGTCACGGCTGACAGGGAAGACCTTGCAAGGATGGCCCTTGAAAGGAAAGCCGCCCTCATGCAGCAGGTAGAGGGTATTGACATTGAAATCGCCGAGCTTGAGAAGCAGCAAGAAAAGCTCATTGCCTCCGAAAAGCGCCTCTCCACCAAGGTCGAGATCTTCAGGACCCGGAAAGAGTCCATAAAAGCCGGGTATTCCGCAGCTGAAGCCCAGGTCCGGATCAACGAGTCCGTAACCGGGATCAGCGAAGAGATGGCGGACGTGGGGCTTGCAATCGAGAGGGCCGAAAACAAGACAGAAGAAATGAAAGCCCGGGCAGAGGCCATCGACGAGCTCATGGAAATCGGGACCCTGGAAGACCTTACAGGCCCTCAGGACGATATCGAACGGGAACTTGCAAAAATCAGTGCCCAGACAAGCATTGAGTCCGAACTCGCCAGGCTCAAAGCCGAAGCAGGCAAAGAACCCGAAAAACCAGAAGGCAAAGAAGCAGGCAAGGGGGCAGAGAAATGATAATCAGGATTATGGGCGAGGGACAGTTCCGGGTGCCTGCAGCCCTCTACGACGAACTGAACATGTTGGACAATCGCATAGTGGACTTTGTGGCCGAAGGGAAAGCCGGAGAGTTCAGAAGCGAACTTGAAAAGCTGGTCGCCATGATCAGGGCAAAAGGAACCGAAGTAGCGGCGGAAGAAATCGTGGAATCGGACATCATCGTGCCCCCGGAAGACCTCAGCCTTGAAGAAGCAAAAGAAGTGTTTACGGGGACCGGGATTTTCGAGGATTGAAACACAGCATCTTCTGATTCGGCTTTCAGGATTATGGATCTCAGAGGTACAGCCCTTAGAGGTGCAGCTTCCAGAATACTTTAGATATATACACCACAGGAGCAGTTGCCAATGACACGTGGGCAACTGCTAATGATGTGGAAGCAACTTTAAAAATCAAGCTGCTGCTCCTCAGGAATCAAAACAAATAGGGATAGAAAAATAGAGAAAGAAAAATAGAGAAAGAAAAATAGAGAAAGAAAAATAGAGAAAGAAAAATAGAGAAAGAGAAAATTAGAAGGCTTCAGGAGTCCACAGTCAACGCACAACAATTACCGGAACTTTTGAGTGCCGAACAACATTCTCTGCCACACTGCCGATAAGGAACCTTTTAATTCCTGTCAAACCCTGTGTGCCCATCACTATCAGGTCAATACCGTTTTTCTCTGCATAGTCAAGGATTTGTTCGGCAGGGCTACCTTTCAGCAATACCAGCTCCACCTTGACTTCAGCTCCTTTTCCGGCTTTTTCAACATCTGCAGTCGCAAGTTCCCCTCTATCAGTCAGATATTCCTCAAAAGGTTCGGCCCAGCCCATAACTTTTCCCGAAACTTTTGCATGCTCATCGGAAACGACGTACACAGCGTACACTTCAGCACCGCTTACCTTCGCAATATCTATTCCATGAGAAACAGCTCTTCTGGCGTTTTCCGAACCATCAGTTGCAATCAGGATTTTTTTGAAAAGATTCCCCATCGTATATCAACTCCACCTAATTATGTAATATAAAATATGGAGTTATTACTATTAAAATTTCATCCCGGAGGGTCTGATTTCTGCAATAAAGGACTCAAACAATTGATAATAAAAAATGAGACACATGTAAAATTAATACATAAAAACAGTACCGTAAAACTACGAATTGAATTGAAGTTTAGGCAAGAAATATATTCATTCGGGGACAAGCGAAGGTCAATAAAGGAGGATGACATGAATTACAGATTCCTGACAAAATTGTTTACATTGACACTGATTTTAGTCCTGCTTTCCTTCAGCGGTTGCGTTGATACCAATGAAGAGGAAGATACACTGGAAAATGAAAACAGAGAACCTGTCGAAGCTTTCGTATACGGAACTGCCCCCGTGGAAGAAGTGCATGTCGAGATGAAAAAGACGGTAATCCCGCCCGAAATAAGCATCTCCGTAAAAGGTAACCTGCCCGACGGCTGCACCGGGATTGACCTGAAGAACATCACGATGGAAAAGGAAAACGGGAACATCACAATCGGAATACCCACTATAAGGCCTGCCGATACGGTCTGTACCGAAGCCCTGGTGCCTTTCGAAGAAAAGATCCCGCTTGATGTTGAAGGCTTTGAGGTCGGCAACTATACGGTATCCGTAAATGGGATCGAAACAAGCTTTGAACTTACTGCTTACGACATCGTGACCCCGGACGAAACCTACGCTCCCGGAAAAGCGGCTGTTGAGGACGTAACGGTAATAATGACAAGGTCCATTCCTCCGCATGTAAGGGCAGTGGTCTCCGGGATGCTTGCCGGAAACTGTGAAAGGATCGATGTCGGAAACATATCAATCGAAAAGCAGGACCGGGTAATCCTCGTGGAGCTTCCAACCCTGAGCCTGACAAACGCTCCCTGCACCATGAACCTGGTACCCTTTACGGAGTACATCCCTATCAACATCGAGGGCCTTGAACCGGGAGAATACACAGTCTCGGTAAACGGGGTAAACGGCACCTTTGTCCTGGGTGATTACGGAGTTCCTTCAGAGCTATCCGAGCCATCCGAGCCATCCAAACCCTCAGAGAGTGTTTCAGGTGAAGATGCGGAAACTTACGGGCTTATTGAAGGAAACATCCTCTTTGAAGACCTTGAAGAAACGATCGAAGAAGTTACTGTTTACATCCGGCTTGATGATGTAAGTCTTGCGGATGCCCCTTCTACAGTGATCTCGGAGAACGTTATTGAAAATGTGTCGGTGAGCCCGGAAGAAAATAAAGTTCCTTTCACCCTTGGCTTCCCGGAACTTGTGGCAAACAGGACGTATTCACTCTATGTCCATGTAGATGTTGACGGAGACGGGAAAGTCTCAAAGGGAGACTACGTAACCACGATGCACAACGGTGTACCCACCGACCAGGACACGGTAAATATGGACGTGACGGTTGAACGCGTATAAGCACCAAAAAACCGATAGAAAACCGTCGGGAACTAAGGAAAAGGAAATTTCAGGATTTGAAAGGTCAAAAAGGAGCTAAGGAGCAGGAAATTTCAGGATATGGAAAATTAGAAGGGAATTCCCCACAGAGGATACCATTTTTCCACATCTTTTTCAATGGGGAGTTCCCGCTCCATCCCTGTCCTGAGCCTGAATTCCATTGGAGTATCCCTTTTCTTTCCCGCAAGCGGCACAAAAGGATAATAACTGCCCTGCTTGAAATTGTAGATCCAGTAAACCACTTTTTTGCCGGTATGCCTCCCGGCTTCCGGACCTTCGACCTTACCTTCACCCTCACTCTCACCCTCAAAACGGTAGATTGCACAGAGAAGCTGCTTCCCAAACCCTTGTTCCTCAAGGGTCTGGCTTACCAGGTGGATGTTTGCGACCAGGTCTTCGAAGTCAGGGTCTTTGAAAATTGCCCAGAGAAAATTGTATTCGTCTTTTTCAAGCCGGAATTCGGTCCCGGTTTCTTTTGCGCCGTATTCCAGAAGTTCCTCAATCTCTTTCCGGGCGCTGGTGTAGGCGGAAGCTTCGATGGGCTTAAAGCAAATCCCCGCCTTTCCTGAAGGTTCCAGGCCCATACTGGTTTCCAGGGTGATGCTGGCCGTGGAGACCGCAAAAAGCTTGTCAGGCCGTGATTTAGGAAGGCTGCTCCTACCAAGGACGGCATCCACGAAATCCTTTAGCCCCATTTTAGTTCAACTCTCCCATCTTCCACCTCTTCCTCATCTTCCTCACCTTCTTCTCCTCTCCTCGCCTTTCCCATCTTCCCTCTTTCGCTTATTCAGGCCAACTCCTTCTGGATCTTCTCAAGGGCTGCAAGCCGCTGTTCCACCGGAGGATGGGTGGAAAAGAGGTTCATGAACGAAGAGCCGGAAAGGGCCGGGATAATGAAAAAGGCATTCATCCCCTCGACCTTCCGGAGGTCTTCCGTGGGGACTTTTTGCATCACCCCGCTGATTTTCATCAGGGCGGAAGCCAGGTTCGAAGGCTGCCCCGTGATAACTGCCGAGCCCCGGTCTGCGGAAAACTCCCGGTAGCGGGAAAGAGCACGGATCAAAAGGAAACTGAGCAGCCAGACTCCCAGGGAGACGAGCCAGACCAGAAGAATGCTCCCACCGTTCCGCCTCTGCCCCCCACTTCCGAAGTAGAGGCTGTAGCGGACAAAATAGAACGCTATGGTAGAAATAAAACTGGCAATGGTCATAACCATCACGTCCCGGTTCTTGACATGGCTCAGTTCGTGGGCAAGCACGGCTTCGAGTTCGGCAGGAGTCAGTTTATCCAGGATCCCGGTGGTGACTGCAACCACGGCATTACTGGGGCTTCTGCCTGTGGCAAAGGCGTTTGGGACCGGAGTATCCACAATGGCAACCCTTGGCTTAGGGATATCGGCAATAGCACAGAGCCTCGTGATTGTCTCGTGCAGGCGTGGAGCCTCAATTTCGGAAACAATATGAGCCCCTGTCGTCCAGAGTACCATCCTGTCCGAGTAAAAGTACTGGATTGCCATGAAAGCCCCTATAAAGAGCAGCATGAACGTGGGCGGTGCCCCGTAGTAAGAGAGAAAAACCAGGAAAAAAAGATAAACTGCCGCCAGAAGAAACATTGTAAAAAGCATCCTGCCCTGTAAACCCCAGTCCTGTTCCCATTTCCGTTTCATGGATTTCCCCCCGGTTATTTTCGTGCATCCGCAATTTTGCGGATCCAGTTTTTCGTTATATTTTTGCTTATATTTTATTCTTCATCTTATTTGAACCAGAACCTCAGGAGGGTCAGGTAAACAAGTTGTAACCGCAATACCAATGTTCATATAAGTAAGCTGTAATCGCAATGTCAATGTGTATATAAATGAGCTGTAATCGCAATGTCAATGTGTATATAAATGAGCTGTAATCGCAATATCAATGTGTATATAAATGAGCTGTAATCGCAATTACCAGAATCAAGTCATACCCGGCGATCCAACCCCCCAATCAATGAAAACACCGATATCTTTTTTATCATAAAGGAATTCAAAAGATTCAGGAAAAAATTCGAATACCTTTGTTTTTCTGATAATAAAAAATTGATTAAAGGTCCAAGCCATGCAAAACATCCTCTCAGTCCAGTCCCTTACAAAAAAATTCGACGACTTCACCGCCGTGAACAGCATTAGCTTCGACGTCGAAGCCGGCTCGATCTTTGCATTCCTCGGGCCGAACGGCGCAGGGAAGTCCACGACTATCAAAATGCTCACAACCGTCCTGAAGCCAACAAACGGCGAGATCCGGATTAACGGCTTCAACGTGCTAAAAGAACAGGACGAAGCCAGGGCTTCTTTCGGGATCGTTTTCCAGGACCAGAGCCTGGACGACGAGCTTACGGCTTATGAAAATATGACCTACCATGCGGTGATCTACAAGGTCCCGAAAAAAGAAAGAGACGAAAGGATCCGAAAAGCCCTTGAAATTGTGGGGCTCTGGGACAGGCGCAAAGATTTCGTGAAAACTTACTCAGGCGGGATGAAACGCAGGCTTGAGATTGCGAGGTCGCTTGTCCACTACCCAAAAATCCTTTTCCTGGACGAGCCCACGGTCGGCCTGGACCCCCAGACGCGAAAAGC
This window encodes:
- a CDS encoding PspA/IM30 family protein, encoding MGLINRMETVFKSKMNKVLNRMEDPRETLDYSYEKQLEMLQDVKRGVAEVTTSKKRLQLQRAKLMQSVGKLDSQAKDAVTADREDLARMALERKAALMQQVEGIDIEIAELEKQQEKLIASEKRLSTKVEIFRTRKESIKAGYSAAEAQVRINESVTGISEEMADVGLAIERAENKTEEMKARAEAIDELMEIGTLEDLTGPQDDIERELAKISAQTSIESELARLKAEAGKEPEKPEGKEAGKGAEK
- a CDS encoding universal stress protein; the protein is MGNLFKKILIATDGSENARRAVSHGIDIAKVSGAEVYAVYVVSDEHAKVSGKVMGWAEPFEEYLTDRGELATADVEKAGKGAEVKVELVLLKGSPAEQILDYAEKNGIDLIVMGTQGLTGIKRFLIGSVAENVVRHSKVPVIVVR
- the htpX gene encoding zinc metalloprotease HtpX — encoded protein: MKRKWEQDWGLQGRMLFTMFLLAAVYLFFLVFLSYYGAPPTFMLLFIGAFMAIQYFYSDRMVLWTTGAHIVSEIEAPRLHETITRLCAIADIPKPRVAIVDTPVPNAFATGRSPSNAVVAVTTGILDKLTPAELEAVLAHELSHVKNRDVMVMTIASFISTIAFYFVRYSLYFGSGGQRRNGGSILLVWLVSLGVWLLSFLLIRALSRYREFSADRGSAVITGQPSNLASALMKISGVMQKVPTEDLRKVEGMNAFFIIPALSGSSFMNLFSTHPPVEQRLAALEKIQKELA
- a CDS encoding ABC transporter ATP-binding protein, whose translation is MQNILSVQSLTKKFDDFTAVNSISFDVEAGSIFAFLGPNGAGKSTTIKMLTTVLKPTNGEIRINGFNVLKEQDEARASFGIVFQDQSLDDELTAYENMTYHAVIYKVPKKERDERIRKALEIVGLWDRRKDFVKTYSGGMKRRLEIARSLVHYPKILFLDEPTVGLDPQTRKAIWSHIQTLNKERGMTIFLTTHYMEEAEAIADKIAIIDHGKIIETGTLEEIKERNGTGTLEEAFLNLTGRDIRDENGASMSKMRLMGGMHRRRRH